The genome window GCAAGGGCACGGCCAGCCCGATCGAGGAATAGGTACCGATGGCCACCCCCCAGATCAGACCGAGAGTGAAGCCCTGGATCACCTGGCCGCCGAAGAGATAGAGAGAGAAGAGCGCCAGCAGCGTGGTGAAACTGGTCAAGAGCGTGCGCGACAGGGTCCGGTTGATCGCCATGTTGAACAGCGCGTCGGTATCCAGCTTCTTGTACTTGCGCATGGTCTCGCGCACCCGGTCGAACAGCACCACCGTGTCGTTGATCGAGTAGCCGGCGATGGTCAGCACGGCCGCCAGAGTGGCCAGGTTGAACTCGACGCCGGTCAAGGCGTAGAAGCCGATGGTCGTCACCACGTCGTGGGCCAGCGCGACCAGGGCGGCCAGGCTGAACTGCCACTCGAAGCGAAACCAGATGTAGAGCGCGATCC of Kiloniellales bacterium contains these proteins:
- the secF gene encoding protein translocase subunit SecF, yielding VQTDGPADLSSMRADLGGLGLGEVTLQTFGEDDDVLINIERQEGDEKAQIAAIERVKEALGDRVVEYRRTEFVGPKVGSELKRAGVLATVLSLLGIALYIWFRFEWQFSLAALVALAHDVVTTIGFYALTGVEFNLATLAAVLTIAGYSINDTVVLFDRVRETMRKYKKLDTDALFNMAINRTLSRTLLTSFTTLLALFSLYLFGGQVIQGFTLGLIWGVAIGTYSSIGLAVPLLKRMKVRELPDSGEPGEAEVASKA